A DNA window from Arachis hypogaea cultivar Tifrunner chromosome 18, arahy.Tifrunner.gnm2.J5K5, whole genome shotgun sequence contains the following coding sequences:
- the LOC112772840 gene encoding defensin-like protein, whose product MAGKSLTGFCFILLLLVVAQEMVVQSEAATCENLADTYRGPCFTTGSCDDHCKNKEHLLSGRCRDDFRCWCTRNC is encoded by the exons ATGGCGGGGAAATCTCTAACCGGGTTTtgcttcatcctcctcctcctcgttgTTGCTC AGGAAATGGTGGTGCAAAGTGAGGCAGCAACGTGTGAGAACCTGGCGGATACCTACAGGGGACCATGCTTCACCACTGGAAGCTGCGACGACCACTGCAAGAACAAGGAGCACCTGCTCAGCGGCCGCTGCCGCGACGATTTCCGCTGTTGGTGCACCAGAAACTGTTAA
- the LOC112771294 gene encoding uncharacterized protein — protein sequence MATVQLQSLTLSRSSALSAPTTVSSISGRRESIKLPRHAGLRLATSTRFSGSPSRAVSRIAASRAGGRVVCETQDTAAVQVDPITDANWQSLVLESDTPVLVEFWAPWCGPCRMIHPIIDELAKEYAGKLKCYKLNTDESPSTATRYGIRSIPTVIIFKNGEKKDAVIGAVPKTTLMTSIEKFL from the exons ATGGCTACCGTACAACTCCAGTCCCTCACCCTCTCTCGCTCCTCCGCCCTCTCCGCTCCGACCACCGTGTCCTCCATATCCGGTCGCCGGGAATCCATCAAGCTGCCGCGCCACGCCGGACTTAGACTCGCCACCTCGACTCGCTTTTCCGGCTCACCGAGTCGCGCCGTGTCGAGAATCGCCGCCTCACGTGCTGGTGGACGCGTCGTGTGCGAGACTCAGGACACCGCCGCCGTCCAAG TGGATCCCATTACTGACGCAAATTGGCAATCGCTTGTGCTCGAATCCGATACTCCTGTTTTGGTCGAATTCTGGGCACCATGGTGCGGTCCCTGCCGTATGATCCACCCAATAATCGATGAGCTAGCCAAGGAATATGCCGGGAAGCTTAAGTGTTACAAGCTCAACACTGATGAGAGCCCTTCCACGGCTACCCGGTATGGAATCCGTAGCATCCCAACCGTCATCATCTTCAAGAATGGTGAGAAGAAAGATGCAGTAATTGGTGCTGTGCCGAAGACAACATTGATGACAAGCATAGAGAAATTCTTGTAA